One Halarcobacter ebronensis genomic window carries:
- a CDS encoding OprD family outer membrane porin produces MNKFSLAIVPFFAISSLGASSLKDAIINGKVSGAFQSYYFSRYKDSKKDNDILTLGLDISYMSASYKGFGVKTTVQTATSPWVDEHSKIARKNNMWGSGAQLSEAYLSYSFLKTIANIGRIYFSSPVMGASASRINKESFEGISIINSDISDTIVTLGFMNKFQARTDENGKIGKFRKTFKSAASPWVFRLDNGAYTLALKNKSIENLTLVAAYLDAVDAFKTAYFQVDYKISNYTISSQYYSSKEEGKDRGYLLGFQGKVSFGALDLIAAFTSTGKDADVIPGLGNGADLAYTWSEVFAYQYEKDQNAYKLTAKYNINPNLYLGTSYLDENGAGYNRAYTAIKSGYNFAGKLKGLNIVAAYEMGSKDAKDDELRIRLNYKF; encoded by the coding sequence ATGAATAAATTTAGTTTAGCTATTGTACCTTTTTTTGCTATTTCTAGCTTAGGTGCATCAAGTTTAAAAGATGCAATCATAAATGGTAAAGTAAGTGGAGCCTTTCAGTCTTACTATTTTTCAAGATACAAAGACTCTAAAAAAGATAATGATATCTTAACTTTAGGTCTTGATATTAGTTATATGAGCGCAAGTTACAAAGGGTTTGGTGTAAAAACTACTGTACAAACAGCAACTTCTCCTTGGGTTGATGAACATAGTAAAATAGCTAGAAAGAATAATATGTGGGGTTCAGGAGCTCAGCTATCTGAAGCATATCTCTCTTACTCCTTTTTAAAAACTATAGCTAACATAGGACGGATCTATTTTAGTTCTCCTGTAATGGGAGCAAGTGCTTCAAGAATAAATAAAGAGTCTTTTGAAGGTATTTCAATAATAAATAGTGATATTTCTGATACCATTGTGACTTTGGGGTTTATGAATAAGTTTCAAGCAAGAACCGATGAAAATGGTAAAATCGGTAAATTCCGTAAAACTTTTAAATCAGCCGCTTCTCCATGGGTCTTTAGACTTGATAATGGTGCCTACACTCTAGCTTTAAAAAATAAATCTATTGAAAACCTAACACTAGTTGCAGCATATCTTGATGCCGTTGATGCTTTTAAAACTGCATATTTCCAAGTAGATTATAAAATTTCAAACTATACAATTTCATCACAATACTATAGCAGTAAAGAAGAGGGCAAAGATAGGGGATATCTATTGGGATTTCAAGGAAAAGTAAGCTTTGGAGCATTAGATTTAATAGCTGCATTTACATCAACAGGAAAAGATGCTGATGTAATTCCTGGACTTGGTAATGGAGCCGATTTAGCATATACATGGTCAGAAGTTTTTGCATACCAATATGAAAAAGATCAAAATGCATATAAATTGACAGCAAAATATAATATTAATCCTAATCTATATCTAGGAACTAGTTATTTAGATGAGAATGGTGCAGGTTATAATAGAGCATATACAGCAATAAAGAGTGGATATAACTTTGCAGGTAAGTTAAAAGGTCTTAATATTGTAGCTGCTTATGAGATGGGAAGTAAAGATGCCAAAGATGATGAATTAAGGATTAGGTTAAATTACAAATTTTAG
- a CDS encoding methyl-accepting chemotaxis protein, translating into MKKRGIKTKILVLLFISISISFFVLGFNSIKSKYDMHFSTLKDKEIAISKESSQFIYNYLQSKIDILKAVADELPQEEEKLNIDNPEILKELILASKAGNFFAVFVGFEKNGYFVKSDKEKRTPQTTDYDPRKRGWYIEAVKKDAGGVTEPYIDYSTGKLVVSIYYPLKREGKIAGVVSSDIFIDTITNSIKNIKFKESGFAYLVNEKGDILIHKNKKLVNEHKKSESFIKLKQNNTTNFGEINDNNGKELFLAFSPINLTSWYSVVQLDKKEIVDEIIAAMIDEAIIYVILLVMILLLLFFSMIKLLAPLKSVEDGLENFFKYLKGEIEEAQKLNIKTVDEFGSMGKAIDKEIEEISKQFEKDKELIDDVKKVVSDVKNGLLNVEVKKSTSNKSLNELKDILNDMIITINNNVNSDINPILSKLEDYAKLNFKEDIPNANGNIAKGLNNLCLIINQMLQANKSNGLTLEESSKLLLENVDVLNKSSNDTAVSLEETAAALEEITSTVINNTNRIQEMSNHSNELSLSIKEGQELANSTVTSMDEINEQTQAIAEAITVIDQIAFQTNILSLNAAVEAATAGEAGKGFAVVAQEVRNLASRSAEAAKEIKDLVENATLKTDNGKKIADKMIEGYKKLNNNIKKATEAINDISEASKEQKTSIEQINDVVTRLDRQSQNNASVANQAHQIAENTSKIAFTILEEVNKKVFREN; encoded by the coding sequence ATGAAAAAACGTGGAATAAAAACAAAAATATTAGTTCTACTGTTTATCTCTATTTCAATCTCATTTTTTGTATTAGGGTTTAATAGTATAAAATCAAAATACGATATGCATTTTTCAACTCTGAAAGATAAAGAGATTGCAATATCAAAAGAGAGTTCACAATTTATATATAACTATTTACAATCAAAAATAGATATTTTAAAAGCTGTTGCAGATGAACTACCTCAAGAAGAAGAGAAACTAAATATTGACAATCCAGAGATCTTAAAAGAACTTATTTTAGCCTCAAAAGCAGGAAACTTTTTTGCAGTATTTGTTGGTTTTGAAAAAAATGGCTATTTTGTAAAATCTGATAAAGAGAAAAGAACACCCCAAACTACAGATTATGATCCAAGAAAAAGAGGCTGGTATATAGAAGCTGTAAAAAAAGATGCTGGAGGAGTTACTGAACCATATATTGATTATAGTACAGGAAAACTTGTAGTAAGTATCTATTATCCTTTAAAAAGAGAAGGAAAAATAGCAGGTGTAGTTTCATCAGATATTTTTATTGATACCATAACAAATTCAATTAAAAATATTAAATTCAAAGAGAGTGGTTTTGCTTATTTGGTAAATGAAAAAGGAGATATCCTTATTCATAAAAATAAAAAACTTGTAAATGAACATAAAAAGAGTGAATCTTTTATCAAGTTAAAACAAAATAATACAACTAATTTTGGAGAGATAAATGATAATAACGGCAAAGAGTTGTTTTTAGCATTTTCTCCAATAAACTTAACTAGCTGGTACTCTGTAGTGCAATTGGATAAAAAAGAGATTGTAGATGAGATAATAGCTGCTATGATAGATGAAGCAATAATATATGTGATTCTTTTAGTTATGATTTTACTTCTACTCTTTTTCTCTATGATAAAGTTACTTGCTCCTTTAAAAAGTGTTGAAGATGGACTTGAAAACTTTTTCAAATATTTAAAAGGGGAGATTGAAGAAGCTCAAAAATTAAATATTAAAACTGTTGATGAATTTGGAAGTATGGGGAAAGCTATTGACAAAGAGATTGAAGAAATTTCGAAACAATTTGAGAAAGACAAAGAGTTAATAGATGATGTAAAAAAAGTAGTTTCAGATGTAAAAAATGGATTGCTTAATGTTGAAGTAAAAAAATCAACTTCTAATAAATCTCTAAATGAATTAAAAGATATCTTAAATGATATGATTATCACAATTAACAACAATGTAAACAGTGATATTAATCCCATTTTATCTAAACTTGAAGATTATGCAAAATTAAACTTTAAAGAGGATATCCCAAATGCTAATGGTAATATAGCAAAAGGATTAAATAACCTTTGTCTTATTATTAATCAAATGCTTCAAGCAAATAAATCCAATGGTCTTACTCTTGAAGAGAGTTCAAAACTACTTCTTGAAAATGTTGATGTTCTAAATAAATCTTCAAATGATACAGCTGTATCATTGGAAGAAACTGCTGCTGCTTTAGAAGAGATTACAAGTACAGTTATAAATAATACAAATAGAATTCAAGAGATGTCAAATCACTCTAATGAATTATCCCTATCTATTAAGGAAGGTCAAGAATTAGCCAATTCTACTGTAACCTCTATGGATGAAATAAATGAACAAACACAAGCAATTGCAGAAGCTATTACAGTAATTGACCAAATTGCATTTCAAACAAATATTCTTTCACTTAATGCTGCTGTTGAAGCTGCAACTGCTGGTGAAGCTGGAAAAGGTTTTGCTGTTGTTGCCCAAGAGGTTAGAAATCTTGCAAGTAGATCTGCTGAAGCTGCAAAAGAGATTAAAGATTTAGTTGAAAATGCTACATTAAAAACTGACAATGGTAAAAAAATTGCTGATAAGATGATTGAAGGTTATAAAAAGCTAAATAATAATATCAAAAAAGCCACTGAGGCAATCAATGATATTTCAGAAGCCTCAAAAGAACAAAAAACCAGTATTGAACAAATCAACGATGTTGTTACTAGACTTGACAGACAATCTCAAAACAATGCTTCTGTTGCTAATCAGGCTCACCAAATCGCAGAAAATACTTCTAAAATTGCTTTTACTATATTGGAAGAAGTTAACAAAAAGGTTTTTAGAGAGAATTGA
- a CDS encoding methyl-accepting chemotaxis protein has protein sequence MKIKSIKTKLLLLVLVGIFVSFSILGFYNTRSNYEAQYNLIKQQEINLVQENSKFIDAFFKSKIDIITATVDELKKETITVDNEKLYEKFTLSKKAGDFVDVYIGLNSDGSLLLANKDILNMEKNKYDARKRPWYIDSVEANKTIVTKPYLDKLTNKIVVSICAPLIQDGKLIGVVGSDIFIDTIVNTILNIKLDEMGLAYLIDQESIILIHKDKDILNKKDELFPQIKTKNDVDFGEGVTKNIEKLAAYSTIHTTNWKLVLQLNKHEIYKDIKSKVINEILLYMALLIIVLLFIFYALLKILAPIKIVENGFHYFFRYLKGEESHIKTINISTDDEFGTMAKVINAEMQTIATNMEKDQDLIDDVKKVVSDVKNGLLNVEVKKSTSNKSLNELKNILNDMIITINNNVNSDINPILSKLEDYAKLNFKEDIPNANGNIAKGLNNLCLIINQMLQANKSNGLTLEESSKLLLENVDVLNKSSNDTAVSLEETAAALEEITSTVINNTNRIQEMSNHSNELSLSIKEGQELANSTVTSMDEINEQTQAIAEAITVIDQIAFQTNILSLNAAVEAATAGEAGKGFAVVAQEVRNLASRSAEAAKEIKDLVENATLKTDNGKKIADKMIEGYKKLNNNIKKATEAINDISEASKEQKTSIEQINDVVTRLDRQSQSNASVANQAHQIAENTSKIAFTILEEVNKKVFREN, from the coding sequence ATGAAAATAAAAAGTATTAAAACAAAACTTTTGCTTCTTGTATTAGTGGGTATTTTTGTCTCTTTTTCAATTCTTGGTTTTTATAATACAAGAAGCAATTATGAGGCTCAATATAATCTTATTAAACAACAAGAGATAAATCTTGTTCAAGAAAATTCAAAGTTTATTGATGCATTTTTCAAATCAAAGATTGACATTATAACTGCAACAGTGGATGAATTAAAAAAAGAAACAATAACAGTTGATAATGAAAAGCTTTATGAAAAATTTACTTTAAGTAAAAAAGCTGGTGATTTTGTTGATGTCTATATAGGTTTGAATAGTGACGGTTCTCTTCTTTTAGCAAATAAAGATATTCTTAATATGGAAAAAAATAAATATGATGCAAGGAAAAGACCCTGGTATATAGATAGTGTAGAAGCAAATAAGACAATTGTTACAAAACCTTATTTAGATAAACTTACAAATAAAATTGTTGTATCCATATGTGCTCCTTTGATACAAGATGGGAAATTAATAGGTGTTGTAGGTTCAGATATTTTTATTGATACTATTGTTAATACTATATTAAATATAAAACTAGATGAGATGGGATTAGCTTATTTAATCGACCAAGAGAGTATTATTTTAATTCATAAAGACAAAGATATATTAAATAAGAAAGATGAACTTTTTCCTCAAATAAAAACAAAAAATGATGTTGATTTTGGTGAAGGAGTTACAAAAAATATTGAAAAACTTGCTGCATATAGCACAATTCATACTACTAATTGGAAATTGGTTTTACAATTAAATAAACATGAAATCTATAAAGATATAAAGAGTAAAGTAATAAATGAAATACTCTTATATATGGCACTTCTTATAATTGTACTTCTATTTATTTTTTATGCACTTTTAAAAATTTTAGCTCCAATAAAAATTGTTGAAAATGGTTTTCACTACTTTTTTAGATATCTAAAAGGGGAAGAGAGCCATATAAAAACAATTAATATATCTACAGATGATGAGTTTGGAACTATGGCAAAGGTTATCAATGCTGAGATGCAAACCATTGCAACCAATATGGAAAAGGATCAAGATTTAATAGATGATGTAAAAAAAGTAGTTTCAGATGTAAAAAATGGATTGCTTAATGTTGAAGTAAAAAAATCAACCTCTAATAAATCTTTAAATGAACTAAAAAATATCTTAAATGATATGATTATCACAATTAACAACAATGTAAACAGTGATATAAATCCTATTTTATCAAAACTTGAAGATTATGCAAAATTAAACTTTAAAGAGGATATCCCAAATGCTAATGGTAATATAGCAAAAGGATTAAATAACCTTTGTCTTATTATTAATCAAATGCTTCAAGCAAATAAATCCAATGGTCTTACTCTTGAAGAGAGTTCAAAACTACTTCTTGAAAATGTTGATGTTCTAAATAAATCTTCCAATGATACAGCTGTATCATTGGAAGAAACTGCTGCTGCTTTAGAAGAGATTACAAGTACAGTTATAAATAATACAAATAGAATTCAAGAGATGTCAAATCACTCTAATGAATTATCCCTATCTATTAAGGAAGGTCAAGAATTAGCCAATTCTACTGTAACCTCTATGGATGAAATAAATGAACAAACACAAGCAATTGCAGAAGCTATTACAGTAATTGACCAAATTGCATTTCAAACAAATATTCTTTCACTTAATGCTGCTGTTGAAGCTGCAACTGCTGGTGAAGCTGGAAAAGGTTTTGCTGTTGTTGCCCAAGAGGTTAGAAATCTTGCAAGTAGATCTGCTGAAGCTGCAAAAGAGATTAAAGATTTAGTTGAAAATGCTACATTAAAAACTGACAATGGTAAAAAAATTGCTGATAAGATGATTGAAGGTTATAAAAAGCTAAATAATAATATCAAAAAAGCCACTGAGGCAATCAATGATATTTCAGAAGCCTCAAAAGAACAAAAAACCAGTATTGAACAAATCAACGATGTTGTTACTAGACTTGACAGACAATCTCAAAGTAATGCTTCTGTTGCTAATCAGGCTCACCAAATCGCAGAAAATACTTCTAAAATTGCTTTTACTATATTGGAAGAAGTTAACAAAAAGGTTTTTAGAGAGAATTGA
- a CDS encoding F0F1 ATP synthase subunit C: protein MKKIVLLMLAFAGFAFAAEAEAGEMLKAYSVVAAGIGLGLAALGGAIGMGNTAAATIAGTARNPGLGGKLMTTMFIALAMIEAQVIYALVIAMIALYANPFM, encoded by the coding sequence ATGAAAAAAATCGTTCTTTTAATGCTAGCGTTTGCTGGTTTTGCTTTTGCTGCTGAAGCTGAAGCTGGAGAAATGTTAAAAGCTTACTCTGTAGTTGCTGCAGGTATTGGTCTTGGTCTTGCTGCACTTGGTGGTGCTATTGGTATGGGTAACACTGCTGCTGCAACAATTGCTGGAACTGCTAGAAACCCAGGTCTTGGTGGAAAATTAATGACTACTATGTTCATTGCATTAGCGATGATCGAAGCTCAAGTTATTTATGCATTAGTTATTGCGATGATCGCACTATATGCAAACCCATTTATGTAA
- a CDS encoding rhodanese-like domain-containing protein — protein MKSFLVSLFLVINLFAVDSIMLPLKGVEVSHTFRNGLTKNYTIQREVPTECINIAVSVENFQSENLASNKISNSCKKSFVTTKGVIQPLVLIEGVTTVAELEVLDFIENKVKKEPSKYILVDSRKRDWFDKGTIPSSTNIPYDELTFDEDFLEEFHRAFKLLGVEIINKGKYDFSKAKTALLFCNGSWCAQSPRAIKELIKIGYPKDKILWYRGGIAAWAGVSLTLTEDLETLK, from the coding sequence ATGAAAAGTTTTTTAGTATCTCTATTTCTTGTTATAAACCTTTTTGCTGTTGACTCTATTATGCTTCCACTAAAAGGAGTTGAAGTAAGCCATACTTTTAGAAATGGTTTAACAAAAAATTATACCATTCAAAGAGAAGTTCCTACAGAGTGCATAAATATAGCAGTAAGTGTTGAAAATTTCCAAAGTGAAAACTTAGCCTCAAATAAAATTTCAAATAGTTGTAAAAAAAGTTTTGTAACTACAAAAGGAGTTATACAACCTTTGGTTCTAATTGAAGGAGTAACAACAGTTGCGGAGTTAGAGGTTTTGGATTTCATTGAAAACAAAGTAAAAAAAGAACCTTCAAAATATATCTTAGTTGATAGTAGAAAAAGAGATTGGTTTGACAAAGGTACAATTCCAAGTTCAACTAATATTCCATACGATGAACTAACTTTTGATGAAGACTTTTTAGAAGAGTTTCATAGAGCCTTTAAACTCCTGGGTGTAGAGATTATAAACAAAGGAAAATATGATTTTTCAAAGGCTAAAACTGCTCTTCTTTTTTGTAATGGTTCTTGGTGTGCTCAATCTCCTAGAGCTATAAAAGAGCTTATTAAAATTGGTTATCCAAAAGATAAAATTTTGTGGTACAGAGGTGGTATTGCAGCTTGGGCAGGAGTTAGTTTAACCTTGACAGAGGATTTAGAGACTTTAAAATAG
- a CDS encoding TetR/AcrR family transcriptional regulator codes for MKTKDLILNIAAQEFSKVGYDALSMNNLVKKLEINKATIYYHFKDKKSLYNEVIKNEIIRGNNNIKKIFDKKKDPITLFRDYFKAIVLTIKENPYLVALALREKANFGVNVDESFIPYIEEEIKYLQEIINNLTLKEKYKNMDIYAIHCLIYGTIESFYAIKMCNLPFANDNELKLNADKTLDYIVDFISNIILDAMYEK; via the coding sequence ATGAAAACAAAAGATTTAATATTAAATATTGCAGCACAAGAGTTCTCTAAAGTTGGTTATGATGCTTTAAGCATGAATAATCTAGTAAAAAAACTTGAGATAAATAAAGCAACAATTTATTATCACTTTAAAGATAAAAAGAGTTTATATAATGAAGTTATTAAAAATGAGATAATAAGAGGTAATAACAATATTAAAAAAATATTTGATAAGAAAAAAGACCCAATAACTCTTTTTAGAGATTACTTCAAAGCAATAGTTTTAACCATAAAAGAGAATCCATATCTAGTAGCATTAGCTTTAAGGGAAAAAGCAAATTTTGGAGTAAATGTAGATGAAAGTTTTATTCCATATATTGAAGAGGAGATTAAATATTTACAAGAAATTATCAATAATTTAACTTTAAAAGAGAAATATAAAAATATGGATATCTATGCTATTCATTGCCTTATTTATGGAACAATAGAATCTTTTTATGCCATAAAAATGTGTAATTTACCTTTTGCAAATGACAATGAATTAAAATTAAATGCTGATAAAACATTAGATTATATTGTAGATTTTATATCAAATATTATATTAGATGCAATGTACGAAAAATAG
- a CDS encoding efflux RND transporter periplasmic adaptor subunit translates to MNINIIIGFLISIFIFTGCLDNKGEKIEKEKIKVVKILNLSDSKNIEKSFEYPAQIEAFQDTVMAFEVNGKIVDFYYKEGQKVKKGSVIAKLDDEIYKANYNSAKADYIKANKDYERYKKLYGDKYISKADFEKQKQNNEVTKAALQVAKKNLEETKLIAEFDGVMAKKLVDDFARITAKQAIVRLQDNSSYKVKFFIPESDIFQFKGDLSPEYISSLVKFYVTLGNKKYEAKLMDISTTAEKVTRTFETTLQMDHQNGVTILPGMTAQVEAVLKESKNNRTFIPYKALFSDESKNDYIWMVNKDNKVEKQKIIIGEVSGDSVEVLEGLKNVSRVVISGVRFLKANDEVKEYEKLDK, encoded by the coding sequence ATGAATATAAATATAATAATAGGTTTTTTAATTTCAATTTTTATTTTTACTGGATGTTTAGATAATAAAGGGGAAAAAATTGAAAAAGAAAAAATTAAAGTAGTTAAGATTTTAAATTTAAGTGATAGTAAAAATATAGAAAAATCTTTTGAATATCCAGCACAAATTGAAGCTTTTCAAGACACTGTAATGGCCTTTGAAGTTAATGGTAAAATTGTAGACTTTTATTATAAAGAGGGACAAAAAGTAAAAAAAGGTTCTGTAATAGCAAAACTTGATGATGAGATTTATAAAGCCAATTATAATTCAGCCAAAGCAGATTATATAAAAGCAAATAAAGATTATGAAAGATACAAAAAATTGTATGGGGATAAGTATATTTCAAAAGCTGACTTTGAAAAGCAAAAACAAAATAATGAGGTTACAAAAGCAGCATTACAAGTTGCAAAAAAGAATCTGGAAGAAACTAAACTTATAGCTGAATTTGATGGAGTTATGGCAAAAAAATTAGTAGATGATTTTGCAAGAATCACAGCTAAACAAGCTATAGTTAGATTGCAAGATAATTCTTCATATAAAGTAAAGTTTTTTATTCCTGAAAGTGATATTTTTCAATTTAAAGGGGATTTGTCTCCTGAATACATATCATCTTTAGTAAAATTTTATGTAACTTTAGGGAATAAAAAATATGAAGCTAAACTAATGGATATCTCAACTACTGCTGAAAAAGTTACAAGAACCTTTGAAACTACATTACAAATGGATCACCAAAATGGCGTTACAATCCTTCCTGGGATGACAGCTCAAGTTGAAGCGGTTTTAAAAGAATCAAAAAATAATAGGACCTTTATCCCTTATAAAGCACTCTTCTCAGATGAATCAAAAAATGATTATATCTGGATGGTAAATAAAGATAATAAAGTAGAAAAACAAAAAATAATAATAGGTGAAGTTTCAGGTGATTCTGTTGAAGTTTTAGAAGGACTTAAAAATGTTTCAAGAGTTGTTATTTCAGGCGTTAGATTTTTAAAAGCTAATGATGAAGTAAAAGAGTACGAAAAACTGGATAAGTAA